A single genomic interval of bacterium harbors:
- a CDS encoding alpha-D-ribose 1-methylphosphonate 5-phosphate C-P-lyase PhnJ, giving the protein MTGKTSFPAPTALAGRESNCPVTGWKGLPGYNVAFLDEMTKRMIRRTILKALAIPGHQIPFASREMPLPYGWGTGGIQITASLLGPDDVLKVIDQGADDTTNAVSIRSFFQKMAGIRTTTRTEEATIIQTRHRIPEQPLREGQILVYQVPIPEPLRFIEPREQECRMTHAWADYGVMYVKLYEDVARTGRIATTFDYPVLVHGRYVMSPSPIPKFDTPKMHRMPAVQLFGAGREKRIYAVPPYTEVRPLDFEDVPFQIEKWSQCCALCGAAEHYLDEIVTDDAGGRLFVCSDTDACAQRRERTGDPMDSQNKM; this is encoded by the coding sequence ATGACTGGAAAAACCAGTTTTCCGGCACCAACAGCCTTGGCCGGGAGAGAAAGCAATTGCCCTGTTACTGGCTGGAAAGGGCTTCCCGGATACAATGTGGCCTTCTTGGACGAAATGACCAAAAGAATGATTCGCAGGACCATCCTAAAGGCCCTTGCCATTCCTGGGCATCAAATTCCTTTTGCAAGCCGTGAGATGCCACTGCCCTATGGATGGGGTACTGGCGGCATCCAGATTACAGCATCTCTGCTCGGGCCTGACGATGTGCTTAAGGTCATCGATCAGGGGGCAGACGACACAACCAATGCAGTAAGTATCCGTAGTTTTTTTCAAAAAATGGCGGGTATTAGGACCACTACCCGTACAGAGGAGGCTACCATCATTCAGACACGCCACCGGATTCCTGAGCAGCCCCTCAGGGAAGGCCAGATTCTGGTTTACCAAGTTCCCATCCCGGAGCCCCTCCGGTTCATTGAGCCTCGGGAGCAGGAATGTCGAATGACACACGCATGGGCCGATTATGGGGTCATGTATGTAAAGCTCTATGAAGATGTGGCTCGTACCGGGCGTATTGCCACAACATTTGACTATCCGGTTTTAGTACACGGCCGGTATGTAATGAGCCCTTCCCCGATCCCCAAATTTGACACGCCTAAAATGCACCGGATGCCTGCTGTGCAGCTTTTTGGTGCCGGAAGGGAAAAAAGGATTTATGCGGTGCCGCCCTATACCGAGGTGAGGCCTTTGGATTTCGAGGATGTACCTTTCCAAATCGAGAAGTGGTCTCAATGTTGCGCCCTGTGCGGAGCGGCGGAGCACTATTTGGACGAAATCGTGACGGATGATGCAGGCGGGCGTTTATTTGTTTGTTCGGATACAGATGCCTGCGCCCAAAGAAGAGAACGGACCGGAGATCCCATGGATTCGCAAAACAAAATGTGA
- the phnE gene encoding phosphonate ABC transporter, permease protein PhnE, producing the protein MNISQIQSGLPRITLPLAWSSLKKALITFTVMTILIVTYIWTGINPVKLYEKRENAWAYLFGRQLTQQELQEAQRQAERRPIIVLTQEIIQDLKEQARKRGETIDMASLQRQAQEMAQKSLQSMSPEHRAAMVQKELDRIVSEKRGGFFPPEMGASHLLSYSKALLETVAMAIWGSLLAVLWALPVSFFAAKNSLEVLFPGDSPLFRAVRSGCHFGIRRVLDFCRGFNEFVMALVFVAVIGLGPFAGVMALAIHTFGILGKVFSEAIEAVEPGQVEAVAASGAGPLQVLSFAVLPQVMPLVVSFSLLRFESNVRSASILGFCGAGGIGFLMFDKLNGYQYREVATMMLLVIISVTIIDYACGSLRRRFI; encoded by the coding sequence ATGAACATTAGCCAAATACAATCTGGGCTACCCCGTATAACCCTGCCATTGGCTTGGAGCTCCCTGAAAAAAGCCCTTATCACTTTTACTGTTATGACGATTCTAATAGTTACTTACATTTGGACAGGCATCAACCCGGTGAAGCTCTACGAAAAGAGGGAAAATGCATGGGCTTATCTTTTCGGGCGGCAACTCACCCAACAAGAACTCCAAGAGGCCCAAAGGCAAGCTGAGAGGAGGCCCATTATCGTTCTAACCCAGGAGATTATTCAGGATCTCAAGGAGCAGGCGCGTAAACGAGGGGAGACCATAGATATGGCCTCACTTCAAAGACAGGCCCAAGAAATGGCTCAGAAGAGTTTGCAGAGCATGTCCCCTGAGCACAGGGCAGCCATGGTCCAAAAGGAATTAGATCGAATCGTAAGTGAAAAGCGAGGAGGTTTCTTCCCACCTGAAATGGGAGCATCTCATCTTCTGTCCTACTCAAAGGCACTTCTTGAAACCGTGGCAATGGCCATATGGGGAAGCCTCCTGGCCGTGCTTTGGGCCTTGCCAGTGTCCTTCTTTGCTGCCAAAAACAGCCTCGAGGTGCTTTTTCCAGGCGACAGCCCCTTGTTCCGTGCAGTCCGCAGTGGGTGCCACTTTGGGATTCGACGCGTCCTTGATTTCTGCCGAGGGTTCAATGAGTTCGTAATGGCCCTGGTCTTTGTAGCAGTTATCGGGCTGGGACCCTTTGCAGGGGTCATGGCTTTGGCCATTCACACCTTCGGGATCCTGGGAAAGGTTTTCAGCGAGGCCATCGAGGCGGTGGAGCCGGGCCAGGTAGAGGCTGTGGCTGCCAGCGGAGCAGGTCCTCTTCAGGTTCTTTCCTTTGCTGTGCTGCCCCAGGTCATGCCCCTGGTGGTTAGCTTTAGCCTACTACGCTTCGAATCCAATGTGAGAAGCGCTTCCATCCTGGGATTTTGTGGTGCCGGTGGCATTGGTTTCCTTATGTTCGACAAGCTCAACGGATATCAATACCGCGAGGTAGCCACCATGATGCTGCTGGTGATCATAAGCGTAACGATCATAGATTATGCGTGCGGCTCCTTACGTCGCCGGTTCATTTGA
- the phnH gene encoding phosphonate C-P lyase system protein PhnH: MAFHHRVIPVAMPLGFTDPVLESQKTFRALLMATSYPGRIVKVVPPTQCPQGLCEASWCVLLTLADHAVRLWTDLPKGSAVLASIKTFCGSTMVERPRDAELVMFTKPAEALSVYDFNLGTEDRPEQGATLLLQVDSLTEGDGFRLSGPGIYDKAFLKVAGVPESFWSWRRTLEKRYPLGVDLILTCGSFLAALPRTTHMGD, from the coding sequence ATGGCCTTTCACCATAGGGTAATACCCGTTGCTATGCCCTTGGGTTTTACGGATCCAGTGCTGGAGAGCCAGAAAACCTTTAGAGCATTGCTCATGGCCACTTCTTATCCCGGTCGGATAGTTAAAGTCGTGCCTCCCACACAGTGTCCCCAGGGTCTTTGCGAGGCCTCTTGGTGTGTGCTTCTGACTCTGGCGGATCACGCCGTGCGTCTGTGGACAGATCTGCCCAAAGGTTCTGCTGTTTTGGCCAGTATCAAGACATTTTGTGGAAGTACGATGGTGGAAAGGCCAAGAGATGCAGAGCTGGTAATGTTCACCAAACCCGCAGAAGCCTTGTCTGTTTATGATTTCAACCTGGGCACGGAAGATCGACCGGAACAGGGCGCTACTTTGTTGCTGCAGGTGGATAGCCTAACCGAAGGTGATGGTTTTAGGCTTTCGGGGCCAGGGATTTACGACAAAGCCTTTCTGAAGGTAGCGGGAGTGCCGGAATCCTTTTGGAGCTGGCGACGCACTCTGGAGAAGCGATACCCATTGGGAGTGGACCTGATCCTGACATGCGGGAGTTTCCTTGCCGCCCTTCCACGCACCACACACATGGGAGACTGA
- the phnL gene encoding phosphonate C-P lyase system protein PhnL, with protein MFSESWVIKLNSVAKSFTLHTQGGTKLLVLEGLSFEVKPGESVALAGPSGIGKSSILRMIYGNYAVDQGSILVRHGGGIVDVASALPGTILGMRRWTLGYVSQFLRVIPRVPALQVVMEPLLEKGMDECKARQKAEAMLRCLHIPERLWGLSPTTFSGGEQQRINIARVLAADYPILLLDEPTASLDPENSKTVVGLIARAREAGTAIVGVYHDPQLRACLADRTVEVGSFSSSTTMGVNDHAQELQETEEKDSATHESFAVRAIS; from the coding sequence ATGTTTAGCGAAAGTTGGGTGATAAAGCTGAATTCGGTGGCCAAGAGTTTTACCTTGCATACCCAAGGTGGCACAAAGCTGCTGGTACTAGAAGGCCTTTCTTTTGAGGTCAAACCGGGCGAAAGTGTAGCTCTCGCCGGCCCTTCGGGCATTGGGAAGAGCTCCATCCTGCGGATGATTTACGGCAACTATGCAGTGGATCAAGGCAGCATTTTGGTTCGCCACGGAGGTGGCATCGTGGATGTTGCTAGTGCGTTGCCTGGCACGATACTGGGGATGCGCCGCTGGACATTAGGCTATGTAAGCCAATTTCTTCGGGTGATTCCAAGGGTACCTGCCCTGCAGGTGGTGATGGAGCCACTTTTGGAGAAGGGGATGGATGAGTGCAAGGCCAGGCAAAAGGCCGAAGCCATGCTAAGGTGCCTCCATATCCCGGAAAGACTATGGGGCCTTTCACCCACCACTTTTTCAGGCGGAGAGCAGCAGAGGATTAATATCGCCAGGGTATTGGCCGCAGATTACCCCATCTTGCTTCTGGATGAGCCCACAGCTTCCTTAGATCCAGAAAACAGCAAGACCGTCGTGGGTTTGATCGCGCGAGCACGGGAGGCGGGTACCGCCATTGTTGGGGTATACCATGACCCCCAACTGCGAGCCTGCCTGGCGGATAGGACAGTGGAGGTTGGCTCATTTAGTTCGTCAACAACCATGGGGGTCAACGATCACGCCCAGGAGCTCCAAGAAACGGAAGAAAAGGATTCTGCCACCCATGAAAGTTTTGCGGTCAGAGCCATCAGTTGA
- the phnD gene encoding phosphonate ABC transporter substrate-binding protein — protein MNLKRYPRVSGRRKLLLSFTTIVCAWGLIFSSMGLADPGQWPKTIKIGLIPTEGGADIVKRFEPLMEHLEKTLGVKVEVQSASDYAGIITAMAHKHIDFAYLGPKSYTEASEKASAQAVALEKNKEGEPGYYGVVISRKGSGINTLEDAKGRVFAFTDPNSTSGYLVPNVLFYRELKVDPKKYFKDVKFSGSHQASILAVKNGSIDVAATNNIDLDRMAEKGQASWEDFNVLWKSELIPGSPMCVRSDLPESLKAAFCGALMMFNFNKQGLDKLQIGGYMPADDTMYDVIRYLKQLKSQLARSS, from the coding sequence ATGAACTTGAAGAGGTATCCAAGAGTGAGTGGGCGGAGAAAGCTGTTATTGAGTTTCACAACTATTGTGTGTGCCTGGGGCCTGATCTTCTCTTCAATGGGCTTGGCCGATCCGGGCCAATGGCCCAAAACCATCAAGATTGGACTGATTCCCACGGAGGGAGGAGCCGATATTGTGAAGCGGTTCGAGCCCCTCATGGAGCATCTGGAAAAGACACTGGGTGTGAAAGTGGAAGTGCAAAGCGCCTCCGATTACGCAGGTATTATCACCGCCATGGCCCATAAACACATCGATTTTGCCTACCTTGGCCCCAAGAGTTACACCGAGGCATCAGAAAAGGCCAGTGCGCAGGCAGTTGCCCTAGAGAAGAACAAAGAAGGAGAACCTGGCTACTACGGTGTTGTGATCAGCCGTAAGGGCTCTGGCATTAACACCTTGGAAGATGCCAAGGGCCGGGTCTTTGCTTTTACGGATCCCAACTCCACCTCAGGGTACCTGGTTCCTAATGTGCTCTTCTATAGGGAACTGAAAGTAGATCCCAAGAAATATTTCAAGGATGTGAAATTTTCAGGCTCCCACCAGGCAAGCATCCTGGCGGTCAAAAATGGATCCATCGATGTAGCTGCCACCAACAACATCGACCTGGACAGGATGGCCGAAAAGGGCCAGGCATCATGGGAGGATTTCAATGTGCTTTGGAAATCAGAACTTATTCCAGGCTCGCCCATGTGTGTTCGAAGTGACCTTCCTGAAAGTCTGAAGGCCGCCTTCTGCGGGGCATTGATGATGTTCAATTTCAACAAGCAAGGTCTGGATAAGCTTCAGATTGGAGGCTATATGCCTGCGGACGACACGATGTATGACGTTATCCGTTATCTGAAGCAACTCAAGAGCCAGCTGGCTCGCTCCTCCTAA
- the phnK gene encoding phosphonate C-P lyase system protein PhnK, which translates to MCSSEGCCAVKHEASEPILRVNKLSHFYGARIGCADVSLELGAGEVLGIVGESGSGKTTLLRCLSGWQRPSQGQVLINLDGKYVDLYGVEESVRRRLLRTEIGVVFQRAEEGVRMRVSAGGNIGERLMAEGMRHYRNLRDRACQWMERVELDLDRIDDLPTTYSGGMLQRLQLARNLVTQPRLLFLDEPTTGLDVSVQARLLDLLRRLVRELNLSVVMVTHDLAVARVLAHRLLVMVQGRVVEEGLMDRVLDDPQHPYTQLLVSSRLVA; encoded by the coding sequence ATGTGTTCATCAGAGGGCTGTTGTGCTGTAAAGCATGAAGCTTCCGAGCCTATCCTGCGGGTAAACAAACTGTCACATTTCTATGGGGCTCGGATAGGCTGTGCTGATGTGAGCCTAGAGCTTGGAGCCGGTGAGGTTTTGGGAATAGTGGGGGAGTCAGGTTCTGGTAAGACCACCCTATTGCGTTGCCTTTCGGGATGGCAGAGACCCTCCCAGGGGCAGGTTCTCATAAACCTTGACGGGAAGTATGTGGACCTTTATGGAGTAGAGGAATCTGTCCGAAGAAGGCTTCTGCGAACGGAAATCGGAGTGGTATTTCAGCGGGCGGAAGAGGGTGTTCGAATGCGGGTAAGTGCAGGAGGAAACATTGGCGAGCGTCTAATGGCTGAAGGCATGCGCCATTACCGCAATCTGAGGGATAGGGCATGCCAGTGGATGGAGAGGGTGGAATTAGACCTGGACCGGATAGACGATTTGCCCACCACTTACTCAGGCGGAATGCTTCAACGATTGCAGCTGGCCAGAAACCTCGTAACGCAACCGCGCCTTCTCTTCCTTGATGAGCCCACTACAGGTCTGGATGTTTCGGTCCAGGCACGCTTGCTGGACTTGTTGAGGCGCTTGGTGCGCGAACTTAATCTTTCTGTGGTCATGGTCACACACGATCTGGCGGTAGCCCGGGTGCTTGCCCACAGGCTCTTGGTAATGGTCCAGGGCCGCGTGGTGGAAGAGGGGCTTATGGATCGTGTGTTGGACGATCCACAACATCCTTACACTCAGTTGCTTGTGTCATCACGTCTTGTGGCCTGA
- a CDS encoding DUF932 domain-containing protein, which yields MTANVQSMAYVGAEPWHGLGIAVQQGVKAHEMLRAAGLDWRVVVRPARGAKPTRKRHGEDIYSRYEVVRLPRPERNEEEVVFGIVTDRYEPLQNHEAFEFFDLLVDRKMAFFETAGALGQGERVWIMARMPDPITVVPGDECQKYLLLSNTHTGRGAVTVKFTAVRVVCQNTLLLAMEDGQQAFRVRHSKIMTDRLRGIAELIFMASAVYSKAAQLFRRLTEIKLSDHVLEKYLEFVFPRTDAQKKKDKIPSKWIRVRNLLEQTADLQMDGVKGTLWAAYNAITRFEDYRMIEDEVAEARLNRVWFGSSANVKLMALQAAAKLAEAN from the coding sequence ATGACTGCGAATGTCCAGAGCATGGCTTATGTGGGCGCAGAACCGTGGCATGGGCTCGGCATTGCAGTTCAACAAGGTGTTAAAGCCCATGAAATGCTCCGTGCCGCAGGCCTGGACTGGAGGGTCGTTGTCAGGCCAGCACGTGGAGCCAAGCCCACTAGAAAACGCCATGGAGAGGACATCTACTCTCGTTACGAGGTAGTCCGATTACCGAGGCCCGAACGGAATGAAGAAGAGGTGGTATTCGGTATTGTGACTGACCGCTACGAGCCTCTTCAAAACCATGAGGCTTTCGAGTTCTTTGACCTTCTCGTAGATCGCAAGATGGCCTTCTTTGAGACCGCCGGTGCACTGGGGCAGGGAGAGCGAGTCTGGATTATGGCAAGGATGCCGGATCCAATAACGGTAGTGCCTGGTGACGAATGCCAAAAATACCTTTTGTTGTCCAATACCCATACAGGCAGAGGGGCGGTTACCGTTAAATTCACAGCGGTCCGGGTGGTATGCCAGAATACACTCTTACTTGCCATGGAAGACGGGCAGCAGGCCTTTCGGGTGCGACATAGCAAGATTATGACAGATCGTCTGAGGGGGATCGCGGAGCTCATTTTCATGGCCAGTGCTGTTTACTCAAAAGCGGCTCAGCTATTCAGGCGATTGACTGAAATCAAGCTTAGTGATCACGTGTTGGAAAAATATCTGGAGTTTGTTTTCCCAAGGACCGATGCGCAGAAGAAAAAAGATAAGATACCATCAAAGTGGATCCGGGTAAGAAATTTGCTGGAGCAGACCGCTGATCTCCAGATGGATGGCGTGAAAGGAACCCTATGGGCTGCGTACAATGCGATCACCCGTTTCGAGGACTACCGGATGATCGAAGATGAGGTTGCTGAAGCACGACTCAATCGAGTGTGGTTCGGCAGTAGTGCTAACGTGAAGCTCATGGCTTTGCAAGCGGCGGCAAAATTAGCTGAGGCCAACTGA
- a CDS encoding chloramphenicol acetyltransferase: MKVLRSEPSVDPSAVIEKCQLGVWTEVGARCRLQDTYLGDYSYVMEDCQIDHTSIGKFCSIAAACRINPGNHPLGRAALHHFTYRSFQYGLAADDEEFFQWRRSHGVVLGHDVWLGHGVVVLPGVQIGTGAVIGAGAVVTRDVPPFTVVAGVPARVLRERFSREVQAALLRIGWWNWSHDQLKAALMDFRQLDAQAFVEKYDPV, encoded by the coding sequence ATGAAAGTTTTGCGGTCAGAGCCATCAGTTGATCCCAGCGCTGTCATTGAAAAGTGCCAGCTCGGTGTCTGGACCGAAGTGGGCGCTCGGTGCCGACTTCAAGACACGTACTTAGGCGATTACAGCTATGTCATGGAGGATTGCCAAATAGACCATACTAGCATTGGAAAATTCTGTTCCATCGCGGCCGCATGTAGGATAAATCCGGGTAATCACCCCTTGGGGCGGGCCGCTCTCCACCATTTCACCTATCGTAGCTTTCAGTATGGACTGGCCGCCGATGATGAGGAGTTTTTCCAGTGGCGCCGCTCCCATGGTGTAGTGCTCGGGCATGATGTATGGTTGGGCCATGGTGTCGTGGTTCTACCTGGAGTCCAAATCGGAACAGGGGCGGTGATAGGGGCAGGAGCTGTGGTCACCCGGGATGTCCCTCCCTTTACTGTGGTAGCAGGAGTACCTGCTAGAGTCTTGCGGGAGCGCTTTTCAAGAGAGGTTCAGGCAGCGCTACTTCGTATAGGCTGGTGGAACTGGTCCCACGACCAGCTTAAAGCTGCACTAATGGATTTCCGACAGCTGGATGCCCAAGCTTTTGTGGAAAAATATGATCCTGTCTGA
- the phnG gene encoding phosphonate C-P lyase system protein PhnG: MATKCLPDEKRCRWMSVLAESDSADLEQFWERFGPRPQYEVVQGPETGLLMVQGRVGGTGARFCVGEVTVTRCTVVMPSGAVGTAMVLGCRPRHAEIAAAIDAALQNERERTRILEQIVAPLEQRLKEACQREASRVMATQVHFDTMVRGE, encoded by the coding sequence ATGGCTACAAAGTGCTTGCCTGATGAAAAACGCTGTCGGTGGATGAGCGTGCTGGCAGAGTCTGATTCTGCCGACTTGGAGCAATTCTGGGAAAGATTTGGACCCAGGCCGCAATATGAGGTGGTGCAAGGCCCTGAAACCGGGCTTCTCATGGTTCAAGGGCGCGTGGGGGGAACCGGAGCGCGATTCTGTGTTGGAGAGGTAACGGTAACGCGCTGCACAGTAGTCATGCCCAGTGGTGCTGTGGGGACAGCCATGGTCCTGGGATGCAGGCCGCGCCATGCAGAAATTGCTGCAGCAATCGATGCAGCTCTTCAAAATGAACGTGAGCGTACAAGAATCCTGGAGCAGATAGTGGCTCCCCTAGAGCAAAGGCTCAAGGAAGCCTGCCAGCGAGAAGCCAGTCGAGTCATGGCCACACAGGTGCATTTTGATACCATGGTTCGAGGAGAATAG
- a CDS encoding sugar phosphate isomerase/epimerase — MGSKIDETRVDGNLQKFAADLKQLRQAGMGAVELPPHGLDAILAGRLNVTRTAEIARILNDAGMDPSAGVSLSIHAPNPVNLMDEVSPLLHADVLRASLEFAERLGASCVVVHAGRYVPEECFANGYERPSREACLRMLEQERKLLWELAQEFPDQVLCLENARPYRHHSPYCYGEQLDILGTQVRAVGLSNVAVTLDVGHAHMAANYYGFDLLEGVRSIAELVAHVHVHDNFGGTVGHHEKQQTHQIPFGRGDNHMPVGWGNIPLEAILRQLLPRYRGLFIMELRSRYFDYLEESARNLEKLIGLVTCRPSRSNGEGHKWLQSACLMKNAVGG; from the coding sequence GTGGGTTCGAAAATCGACGAAACGCGAGTTGATGGAAATCTGCAGAAATTTGCTGCGGATCTAAAACAGCTCAGGCAGGCGGGCATGGGGGCCGTGGAACTGCCCCCACATGGGCTAGATGCCATTCTTGCAGGCCGTCTAAACGTTACCAGAACCGCGGAAATCGCACGAATCCTTAATGATGCCGGTATGGATCCAAGCGCCGGAGTCTCCTTGAGTATTCATGCACCCAACCCCGTCAACCTGATGGATGAGGTCAGTCCCCTACTGCATGCCGATGTGCTCAGGGCCAGTCTGGAATTTGCAGAACGGTTGGGCGCTTCCTGTGTGGTGGTGCATGCCGGTCGGTATGTCCCCGAGGAGTGCTTTGCCAACGGTTATGAAAGGCCATCGCGGGAAGCATGCCTGCGCATGTTGGAACAGGAAAGAAAGCTGCTCTGGGAACTGGCCCAGGAATTTCCGGATCAGGTGTTGTGCCTGGAAAACGCACGTCCTTACCGGCATCACAGTCCATACTGTTATGGAGAACAACTGGATATTCTAGGGACTCAAGTGCGGGCTGTAGGACTTTCCAACGTAGCAGTGACTTTAGATGTCGGGCATGCCCATATGGCAGCCAACTACTACGGCTTTGACCTGCTGGAGGGGGTGCGATCCATTGCCGAGTTGGTGGCGCATGTGCACGTTCACGATAATTTCGGAGGTACGGTGGGCCACCACGAAAAGCAGCAAACTCATCAGATCCCCTTTGGGCGGGGTGACAATCACATGCCTGTGGGTTGGGGAAACATTCCCTTAGAAGCCATACTGCGACAGCTTTTGCCTCGCTACCGAGGACTCTTCATCATGGAGCTTCGCAGTCGCTATTTTGATTACCTAGAGGAGTCAGCCAGAAACCTGGAGAAACTCATTGGCTTGGTCACTTGCAGACCAAGCAGATCCAACGGGGAGGGACACAAATGGCTACAAAGTGCTTGCCTGATGAAAAACGCTGTCGGTGGATGA
- the phnC gene encoding phosphonate ABC transporter ATP-binding protein, producing the protein MCAQIQAKLQAGNSPVLEVSNLVKLYPSGTMAIKGVCFRVHAEDFIVIIGSSGAGKSTLLRCLNRLLRPTSGKVMLLGEDITAVSGARLQKVRRRVGMIFQQFNLVLRLNVLENVLAGRLRFQSSPMLHGLSLARIFSKRDKQHALRCLEEVGIAHLAFQRADTLSGGQQQRVAIARVLAQEPDVILADEPIASLDPRSASAVMNLLLEIHHKKGIPVLVNLHHLDFAKRYAKRILGMQDGRLVYDGPSSQLDAELVDQIYQGSQEVECKELVACA; encoded by the coding sequence ATGTGTGCGCAAATCCAGGCAAAACTGCAGGCGGGCAACTCCCCAGTGCTGGAGGTAAGCAATCTTGTCAAGCTCTATCCCTCGGGGACAATGGCCATCAAGGGTGTTTGCTTTCGGGTTCACGCAGAGGATTTTATTGTGATCATCGGAAGCTCAGGTGCTGGCAAGTCCACATTGCTTCGTTGCCTCAACAGATTACTAAGGCCCACTTCTGGAAAGGTGATGCTTTTGGGAGAAGACATCACGGCAGTTTCAGGCGCCCGGCTCCAAAAAGTGCGTCGTCGAGTAGGTATGATTTTCCAGCAATTCAATCTGGTGCTTCGCCTTAATGTGCTGGAAAACGTCCTGGCAGGACGCCTACGCTTTCAGAGTTCCCCCATGTTGCATGGGCTTTCTCTGGCCCGCATCTTTTCAAAACGTGACAAGCAACATGCGCTTCGATGCCTGGAGGAAGTGGGAATTGCTCATTTGGCCTTTCAACGGGCAGATACCTTATCCGGTGGGCAGCAACAGAGAGTTGCCATCGCCCGGGTTTTGGCCCAGGAGCCGGATGTAATCCTTGCGGATGAGCCCATTGCCAGCTTGGACCCCCGAAGTGCTTCGGCTGTCATGAATCTGCTCTTGGAGATTCACCATAAGAAAGGCATCCCCGTGCTGGTTAATTTGCACCATCTAGATTTTGCAAAGCGTTATGCAAAGCGGATCCTTGGGATGCAAGACGGCCGTCTGGTTTATGATGGCCCTTCGTCTCAATTGGATGCCGAGTTAGTGGACCAAATTTACCAGGGAAGCCAAGAGGTGGAGTGCAAAGAGCTTGTTGCCTGTGCCTGA
- a CDS encoding carbon-phosphorus lyase complex subunit PhnI, giving the protein MYVAAKGGEKAIANAHRFLAEKRRGDTRIPEIGVEQIREQLGLAVDRVMAEGSLYDRDLAALAVKQAQGDLVEAAFLLRAYRTTLPRFSPSPVLDTAKMRPLRRISAAFKDLPGGQVLGPTYDYTHRLLDFSLMEAQSMAPNVVHFMDKISSLPSRMPRLSEILASQALIETPEPEDNNDLDVPDITRDRLEFLACRSSRLQSLARGDEGFLLGLAYSAQRGFGFQGHPFVGEIRMGYVALEVELPGENLRIRIGSILVTECIMLSRSFGTQLDRQYGFVQGYGLVFGANERKAMAMALVDRALRSRELGEDVRYPAQDEEYVLRHCDNVESSGFVQHLKLPHYVDFQAELVQVRHFREERSVCHEERVSSPA; this is encoded by the coding sequence ATGTATGTTGCGGCCAAAGGCGGCGAAAAAGCCATTGCCAATGCCCATCGTTTCCTGGCGGAAAAACGAAGAGGGGACACTCGGATTCCGGAGATTGGAGTGGAGCAGATTAGGGAGCAGCTGGGCTTGGCTGTAGACCGGGTGATGGCGGAAGGGTCTCTGTATGACCGCGACTTGGCGGCTCTGGCAGTCAAGCAGGCCCAGGGAGACCTGGTAGAGGCAGCATTTCTACTTCGGGCCTATCGGACCACACTGCCCCGCTTCAGTCCATCTCCAGTGCTAGACACGGCCAAAATGCGGCCTCTTAGGCGTATATCGGCCGCCTTCAAGGATTTGCCAGGAGGACAGGTCCTGGGGCCGACCTATGACTACACTCATCGTTTGCTGGATTTTTCATTGATGGAAGCACAGTCTATGGCACCCAACGTGGTCCATTTCATGGATAAGATCAGTTCTCTTCCCTCACGGATGCCTAGACTTAGTGAAATTCTTGCTTCGCAAGCATTAATAGAGACGCCAGAGCCAGAGGACAACAATGATCTGGATGTCCCAGACATCACCAGGGATCGCCTGGAGTTTCTGGCCTGCCGGAGCTCCAGGCTACAAAGTCTGGCCAGGGGAGACGAAGGTTTTTTGCTGGGGTTGGCCTATTCGGCACAAAGGGGTTTTGGTTTCCAAGGACATCCCTTCGTTGGGGAGATACGAATGGGTTATGTGGCACTGGAGGTTGAATTGCCTGGAGAAAACCTAAGGATACGGATTGGTTCCATTTTGGTTACCGAGTGTATCATGTTGAGCCGGAGCTTTGGGACGCAGTTAGACAGGCAGTACGGATTTGTCCAAGGGTATGGACTGGTTTTTGGAGCCAATGAAAGAAAGGCCATGGCCATGGCCTTGGTGGACCGGGCCTTGCGATCCAGAGAGCTAGGAGAAGATGTGCGCTATCCAGCCCAAGACGAGGAGTATGTGCTTCGACACTGCGACAACGTAGAATCATCGGGCTTTGTGCAACACCTGAAATTGCCCCACTACGTGGATTTTCAGGCAGAATTAGTCCAGGTCCGTCACTTCCGTGAGGAAAGATCTGTCTGCCATGAGGAACGGGTCTCTTCGCCAGCCTGA